The window atatataatacacagagttttaaattaaatgattcGGATCAGAACTTAGACGAGCACAAGCCTATATTCCCTTGAACAAAGGTTGAGGAAGGCCATTGATGGCAACGGCTGCGGTGGTGGCACCTCGGCTGCTGCCGCCTTGAAACAAGCGTTTTAAGGTCTTAAGGTGACCCAAAACTTGTTTATAAACACCCATTTTAGTCTTAGCCATGTTAGACAACATAGTCTTCCTTAACCTCAACAATTTCTTACCAATTCTCAGCTTTAATTTGCTTATTCTTAGCCTTAACCAGCTAGAAGACCTTGATGATCTTCTTACTATAGGTTGATCAGCTTGCTTTAATGTCTTGTATATTAAAAATTGTGCTTCTCTATGATTTCTTTCTTCTGGGTCTTCTTTCTCCATCATAGTGTAACCATAacttgtattattatttctcttgAATAAATTTgccattttaatattttcttttttatgtaaaaaaggAAGTACCAAAAAAGTTGGAGAAAGGAAGAGATTTTTGGTAGGAAGTATAGTGAGGAGGGAAAAAGAGAGGAGATTTGTTGGTGGGGAGGATGAATTGGGGGTGGGAAGGATTTTGGTTATTTATAAGTAGGATAAAGTGAGGTAGTCAAGTTTTAGGAAAAAaacatattcttattatttttatttttatatttattattattaatattatattttttggtttagagaatttctacaaaGAAGGGAGAATATGGAATAAATCATTTTATAGGTGTGGATCAATACTATGTTATCAAGGTGTAGAattctcattattattataaatttatcagCGAGTTTTATATCAGACTGTTGCATTAAGAGACGAGCCATATAATTTTAAGAGAAAAAGTATACGATAGCCCAACAAAAATAATCTCGCTGTgtttatcatttaaaaatttatgcaTAGTGAATGGGGAGAGAGACGGAAAGAAGGTTAGTCAAAGAATGAATAATTAAGGATGGCATGGCAAACCATGTGCATACTCTTTATGTTTGAGCACTAAATAATgtgagaaaagaaaggaaaaagaaaagaaatcacAAGGAAATAAATAGGAACATTTC of the Amaranthus tricolor cultivar Red isolate AtriRed21 chromosome 6, ASM2621246v1, whole genome shotgun sequence genome contains:
- the LOC130815748 gene encoding uncharacterized protein LOC130815748 — translated: MANLFKRNNNTSYGYTMMEKEDPEERNHREAQFLIYKTLKQADQPIVRRSSRSSSWLRLRISKLKLRIGKKLLRLRKTMLSNMAKTKMGVYKQVLGHLKTLKRLFQGGSSRGATTAAVAINGLPQPLFKGI